The uncultured Desulfatiglans sp. DNA window CCGATGAGGGCGGGGGAGATCGTGGATGCCCTGCTGGGCTATGGGGTCGGGCTGGTCGAGATAACCGGCGGGGAGCCTCTTCTTCAGCCGGGTACCCCAGCCCTGGCGGCCGCCCTGGCGGGCTGGGGGTGCCGCGTTCTCGTCGAAACCAATGGCAGCTTCGACATCGACGTCCTCCCGGAGGCGTGCATCCGGATCGTGGATATCAAGTGCCCATCCAGCGGGGAGGCGGCGCGGATGGATCTCGAAAATCTGCATCGGCTGAGGGCCGGAGACGAAGTCAAGTTCGTGATGTCGAACCGCGGCGACTATGATTACGCCCTCCGCATCCTGCCGCGCATCATCGCGTCGAGCCCGTGCCGGACCGTTCATTTTTCACCGGTCTTCGGCGTTCTGGAGCCTGCTCTATTGGCTGCGTGGATGCTCGCCGATCGGCCGGAGGCGCGGCTGCACCTGCAACTCCACAAGATCGTCTGGGGTGCGGACCGGCGCGGCGTGTAGCGGTGCGGCAAGCCGGGTAGCCGGATCTCTCCAGCGGGAAGCGGCATCGGAAAGACGCTCATTGCCGATCCGAAAGCTGGAGGCATCCTGACGCTTCTCTAGAGCGGGCCGGAGCGGGAATGCTTCCGAGGCGAGCCCATGCGCACTGGAAGAAAATTTCTCTGGATCGCCGTATGGACCGTGGTGGTGTTTGCGGCCGTCTCGGGGGCCGCGGCGGTCTTTCTCTATCACAGGCCTGATGCCGTTAAACGGCTCCTGGAAAACGCCCTGAGCAGCCTCAGCGGGGCCCAGGTCGAAATAGGGGCGCTGCGGTACGGGATCGCCCCGTTCGAGATCGAGGTCCTCGATGTCCGGGTCTGCGCAGGAGAGGCCCCGGACAGCCTGATCCTCTCCATTCACCGCGCCCGGGCCGGTGCAGACTTCGAGGGGCCTTTCGGTCGCCGCCGCCTGGTGATTCGAGCCTTGCAGATCGATGGACCCATCGCGGAGCTTTCGGGCGAGCCGTCCATCCTGGGCCGTCTGTCCGCCCCGCCGGCTGCATCTCCATCTTCGGGTCTGGCCAAGCATATCCTTTCTTGGCTCCTTTTCAAAGAAGTGCGATTCGACACGCTGGATCTCTCGGAAGGCCGCCTGTCCTGGCAGCATCCGGACGCGAGCCTGCGGCTCGACGAGGTCCGCGCAAACTTGCGGCCGGAGAGCGGCGGCACGGCTTCGTCCAGGGTCGAGGCGGTCTCTTCGGACGGACGGACGCGGCTGTCTATTCCCTCCGCAGGCCTTTCGCTGCCGCAGGGGTTGTCTTTAGGCGGGCAAGATGTTCCGTTCGAGATGCACATCGAGAGGGGGGACTTGGAAGGCCCTTCAGTGTCGGCCGGATCCTTCGCACTGCGATGGACGGCCCTCTATCGGGCCGAGAGCGGTCGGCTCACCATCCAGTCCGCTGAAGGCCGCGCAAAGGCCGTTTCGATCGTCATCCTCGATGCCCGGTTTGTCTTCCCGCTTTCCTTCGAGCTGCCGCAGGGTGCAGAGGTGCGACTCGACGGGATGCGGGCCGCAGTCCCGCGCTTTGCAGTCCGGACGGGAGAGGGGCTCGACCTCTCCGGGTCGGCTGCAGCGGCCCTCGGGGATGTCCGTGAATGGCGGCTGAACGATTTGAGCGGCGCCGCCGATCTCGATGCGCTGCTCGGCTTTTTGCCTCCGTCTGAACGGAGCGCTTGTGTGACCGGTTTGAGCGGCACCCTGAGGCTCCGTGGCAGCCTGGCCGCCCGCCTCGATGAAGCGGGCTGGCGCCTGATGCCCGATCTCCAGCTGAGGGTCGATGACGGCGGCCTGTCCTGCCGCCTGGGGGAGGACAGGTTGCGGGCGGATTTCCGCTGCGGCGCCGCGGTCAAAGGCGCATTCCCCAGGCCGGGGATCGGCGCGGAATTCACCGCCAGTGGGATAGAGTTGGAAGGCCCCGCCGTGTCGTTTTCCGGTGCGGCGGCCAGTTTGACGGTAGAGGGGGTCTATCCTGTCTTTCACGTTCGGGGGGTCGAATGTCGGGTCCCCCGGTTCCAGGTGCGCACTCCGAAAGGTTCCGTTCCCATTCAGCCGATCGATGTGGATGCACCTGCTTTGAGGCTGAATGTCCTCGATCGGACCGCAGATCTGCCTGATTTTGTCGTTCGCATTTCGGGCCGGGAGGGTCTGCGGGGATCGCTGAACGTATCGCCTTCGGGGGGCTCGGGTGAGGTCGGAGCGAAGGATCTGCTGGCGCTCCTGGGGGGATCCGGTTTGGGTGTGCTGCCCGAGAGCTGGACGGTCGAAGGACGGGACGCCTTGACCGGGCGGCTGGCCTATTCGCCGAAGGCCGGATTTCGGGGGGACTTCGACTGGGCGTTGAAGGCGCTTCGATTCGAGAGCCCCGACGGAGTCTTCATGGGGGAAGGCATCGGGCTCGATGTCCGGTTGAGGGCCTCCTCGGACCGGCAGGGCCGGCGTATCCAGGCCGACATCCAGGCCGGCTGCAAGAAGGGGGAGGTCCTTTATGACCGCTGGTACGCGGATCTTGCCCGACGCAGCGTTGCGGCGGCGGTCGAGGCGGCAGTCCTCCCCGCTTCGGCTCTGCTGGAGGTGAAAGAGGCTTCGCTCAGTGCGGCGGGGCTCTTCGAGGCCTCTCTTTCGGGCACTGTCGAACGGTTTACCGATGCGCCGGCGGGCCGCCTGGCCGTCGAGGTCGAAGCCCCCGATCTTGCCCCGCTGGTGACCGCTATCCTCAAAGAGCCGTTCCAGGATGTGCTGCCGGTGCTGCGCGGCCTCGATGCCGCCGGACCTTCCGAAGTGTCCATGACCCTGGATTGGGCGGGAAGGGATTGGCGGGCCAAAGGGTTCTGGGACTGGCGCGACGGCGCGCTGCGGTTGGAGGAGATGGACGTCGAGCTCCAAGGTCTCGATCTTCGACTTCCGGTATGGGCCGCTGGAGGGGGTTGGAAGGGGGCCGGCGGGCCGGGGCGGCTCGAGGGGCGCATGTCTGTGCGCAAAGCCGTCTTTCCGTTCGGGGCCCTCGAGGACGCCGCTTGGAGACTGGAGGCGGAGCCGAATGCCCTGCACGCGGATGCCACGATCGATTTTTCGGTAGCGGACGGCACCGTGCGTCTGAAGGGCCTGCACATGAACGATCTTTACGGGGAAGGGGCCTCGCTGAAGACGTCGGTCGAAATGGTGGATCTGGATGTGGGCCGATTCCTGGCCGATTTCTGGCCGCGTCCGGTGCAAGGGGCGTTGAACGGACGGCTGGATCCCGTTATAATGACGCAGCAGGCCATTCAGACGACCGGGGAATTCCGAATGGATCTTTTCGGCGGCAGGTGGGTCGTAAAGGACCCGGGTGCGCGGGCGCTCTTTACATCGGCGCCGGTCTTCCGACTGGATGCGCGCTGGCGGGATGTCCAACTCGGACTGCTGACGGCCGGAACGCCCTTTGGGAAGATGGAGGGATTGCTCGAAGGACACGTCAACGGCCTCGAGATTGCGGCGGGGCAGCCGCAGGCCTTCGACCTCCTGCTGGAGACGGTGCCTCGAGAAGGGGTCCCGCAACGGATCAGTGTCGAGGCGGTCGACAGCATCGCCCGCATCGGAGGAGGGCAGAGCCCGTTTTTGGGGCTGGCCGGCAGTTTCGCATCGCTTTTCCAGGAGTTCCCTTACAGCAAATTGGGGATCCATGCCACACTGGCGAACGATCTCTTCCGGATCGACGGAACCATTCGGGAAGACGGCAAGGAGTATCTGGTCAAAAGGAGGGGATTCGCGGGGGTCAATGTGGTGAACCAGAGTCCGGGGAGCGCGATCGGCTTCAAGGACATGGTAAAGCGCATTCAGCGCATCCGGTCCGGCTCCGGTCCGGTGATCGATTAGATGTTTTCGAGGGAGGGTCGCATGGTTTCGAGACAGAAGAAGCTGGGCGTCATGGCTGTGTTCCTGGCCGGCGTGTTCGCCTGCGTGACGATCAACATCTATTTTCCTGCCGAAAAGGTCGAGTCGGTGGCGGGCGAGATCGTCAAAGACATCCGGGGCCAGGAGCCCAAAGGGTCCGAGGCCGTTCCGAAGAGTGAGCCCGAATCATCTCTGCAGGAACGCTGGTTCGCGCTCTTCCCGTTCGTGGGCGCCGCCTGGGCCGAAGATGTGACGGTCGTGTCGAATCCGGCGATCAGGGCCCTGAAGCAGAGCATGAAGAGCCGCTATCCGCTGCTCCGTCCATTCTATCAGAAAGGCGCCATTCGGGAGGGGGACGACGGATTTCTGGTGCAGACCGGTTCCGGGGAGGTGAGCCTGAAGGAAAAACGGGATCTGAATACCCTGGTCTCTGCCGAGAACGCCGACCGTCGACGTCTTTATCAGGAGGTGGCCAAGGCGTTGAACATCGACCCCTCGCAGGTGGACCGCATCGGGGGCATCTTCGCCAAAGAGTGGCAAAAATCCGTTCGTTGATGCGGTGCGGGAGGCGCTGTCTTTCCTTGTGCCGAGCCGGTTCAGTTCTGGAATCGTTTTGCGGCAGGAAGAGACCCGGACCGTAAGTCAGCAGCGGCTGTGACCGCTTGCGTGACGCTGTCAATTCTGCGGCTTTGGCCGGTGAGGCCAGTCGGTGCCGGAGACGTCGATGAGCTCTGCAATGAAGCTTCCGATGATCACCTTGCTTTTCAGACGCACAGGGATCCTGTATCGGTCCGCCGAGACCCAGACCTGGATTTTGGCGTCCTTGGCCTTTTCAAAGACCCCTCCCACGTGTTCGAGGGAAGGTTCGACCAGGAAGGTGTCGATCTCCCCCATGGCGCACTGCAGTTTCTCACGGCGGATGACCGTTGCGGTCCCCGTAATGCATTTCTTCCCATCCGTCACCGGCCCCGAGAGGACGGCGCCCACATGAAGGTCTTCGAGGCGGAAGGCGTAGAAGATCGAAAGCGGGTCGAGGGATCCCGGCTGGATGGGCAATGGGTCCCGCCGTTCATCCATATTGGTGTACTGCGCTTTCCGCCGCTCCCAGTCGAAGGTGACCGTGACGTCCTTGGGGCGCCGCCCTTCGGATCTTTCTCTGTAGAGGAGGGTGCGCGAAACGCTTCGGTCGGTATAGGCGTCGATGCGGTTGCGGACTTTGTAGAACAAGTCGATGACGGGGTAGCTCCAGGCGGTGGCGGCGAAATGCAGCGCGGGGGTTTGGCCCACGCTGTCGGAAGTCAGGACCTCGAGCACCGCTTCCCCGGCAGGTATGAATTCCCACCGGGCTTGAAAAACCAGTCGTTCGCCGGCCTGGAAAGGAAGCGGCGGTTCGGCAGGTTCGGTCGGCGGCGACGCTGCCGCCGTCTGAGCGAGCAAGAGGAGCATCAGTAGACCGATTCCTTTTATAACACTCGACAAGCTCTTCGGCATCCCTGGAATACCCGTCGACGCGGTGTCTTTTCCCTTTCCGAGGCTGCCGTTCAGAGCCTCGTGAGGCTTGGAGGACGAGAGCCCCTGCGGGCCGGTTTTCGGATCAACGCCCATGGCGTGTTCGAATGCTTTCATGTCGGTCCTGAATCTTCCTTTTCAGAGCGTTTCCCATCCTGCTTCCCCTGTGTTTGAGCGGCAGGACCCCGGGGTTTCCTGTTCCCGTACATTTTCAAAGCTTGACACGCCTCGAAACAGGATATTACCATGATAACCGGTTCTCAAGCGGATTGGGGCTTTTTTCGACCGGAATCATGAGTTGGTATCCAGCCGGAAATGATTTCCCGGCAGAACCCGGTTTCCAATCCGGAAATGTGGATTTTTCTTCACACGCTGCGCGTGCGCGGTCCCACCCCTGCGGGGCGGGTCCCGGTGTCTTTACACCCTTCGGGTGCTCAGTTCCACCCCTGCGGGGCGGATCCCGGTTTGGCCAATATCAAGGAAATCAAGCGTTTGCGCGGAGGCGACCTGCAGATCGCCGCACAAGCAAACGTGCAGATTGACGCCGCGATTGGCCAAAAAGACCATTTCCGGATGGAAACGGGTAGGTTTTCGGAGGCTGCGATGCGAAGGGGCAGCGGTTCGTTGGCGGCGATGATCGTCGTCTGCATCGTTATCGGCGGGGCGGGTTGCGCCTCGGTCATTTCACAGGATCTCCTGCAGCGGGCCGATCGGACCATCCGGTTTCAGGACCTGCGGGAACAACCCGGTCTGCACGAAGGGAAGGTCGTCCTGCTGGGCGGAATGATCGTTTCAACCAAGAATCAGCCGGCGGGCACCCTGATCGAAATCGTACAGAAGCCGCTCGATTTCGAGAAGCGCCCGATCAGCGGGGATACGACGTTCGGCCGCTTCCTGGCGCTGCACGACGGATATCTCGACCCGGCCATATACGCTGAAGGCCGCGACGTGACGGTAGCGGGCCCGTTCATCGGCCTGAGGGAGCAGCCGCTGGATGAAATCACTTACACCTACCCCCTCGTGCGCGCTCAGGAGATCCATCTTTGGGCGCTCAGGACAGAGGATCGGGACTATCCTTACCCCCCGGGCGGCTGGTGGGGGTATCCACCCTGGTGGCGTTATCCTTACTGGGGGCCATGGTATTGAAAACGGACGGATGAGATCTTCCCCCGTTCGACCGAACGCCGGCCTGCCATCGTGAATTCAGCCGCTTGAACGGCGATTTCTCCACCCGGCCCTTCTGTGTCGTCTCCGCCTGGGAATGGACTTCCTATCCATTTCGGCATCGATTTGTGGTTCGCTTTTGCGGCGATCTGCAGACCGCCTTCGCGCCATGGTGTGAAGAAACCGGAACCCGCCGCGATCATTCCCTTTCTTTGCGCTGGCGGAGCCACCGCCGCATGAAGGTTTCGGTCTCGAGGCCCAAAAGCAGTTCACGCCCGGCGACGGCCAGCAGGTCCGCCGTCCCGGATGGCCCCAACGCCTCGCGCAGGGTTGGGCAAAGGAAGTTCACGCAGAAAGAATGCCTCGCCTTGAGCCGGCAACCCCTTTCACCCAGAAAAAGGCATTGCCCCTCGGCTTCGGGCCGGCGGGGAATGGAGACGTTCATCAGCCTGTTGATCAGCAGGATCTCCGGTTCGTACCAGCCCTCAACCCCTTTGAAGCAGCAGCTGCCGGAGGGCTGGCTGTCGCAGCGGGCGCAGGCGGCCACGACGCCTAGCGTGCGCATCCTCTCCTGGGTTCGGGAAATTGCCTCGCTGTAAGCATCGAGCAGATCGGTGAGCGTTTTTTCACGGGCCAGCTCCCCGGCATGCCGGTCGTACAGGGCATTCGCCTGATCGATGGACACGGCAACCGCGGCGTCCAGATTCCCGGTGTTTCTATCGAAAACCATGGAGCCCTCCTGACGATGCGAGCCGGTGAGCGTAGCGGGTGGTTTCGGGCAGCCTGTACCGTGTGGTGCAGGCCAGCACGAACCGGCGTGCGGTCATCAAACCGACGCGGTGACCGATGGAGACATAGAGGGGTTTTACTTCCGTCCGGGTGCGCAGGACAACCCCGATGCACTCCGTTCCGTCCTTGAGGAGGGCGTATTGCCCTTTAAGGAGCCCCACCGGACGATGCGTCCCGATCAGTCGGCTCTTGGCGGCCCCAATGGTAGGGATGCCGGTCAGGAGGCCGAAGTGGCAGGCGATCCCGAAGCGGCGGGGGTGGGCCAGCCCCTGGCCGTCGCAGAGCACGAGGTCCGGGATTTGCCTGAGGTTTCCCAAGGCCTCCAGCATCACCGGGATCTCGCGGAAACTCAGCAGCCCGGGGACGTAGGGGAAGGTCAGGGGTCGCTCGGCAACGGCCCAATCGCAAAGCTGCAGTTCCGGAAAGCTCAAAACCACCGCCGATGCCCGTGCGACGGAGCGCCGGGCGTCTAAACCGACATCCATGCCCGCCACGAAATGCACGTCGCCGAGGCGGTCTTCCGTGACCACAAGGCGCGCGAGGGACTCCTGGATGGCCCGGGCCTCGGGGATGCCCACATCCCAGCGGTGCGAGAGCCCCCCGGAACAGGCAGGGGCTTCGCCGGCCCCCGGCTCCCCGGTTGGCCCAGGGGAGGCGGAGGGCGCTTCGCCGGTCGGCTGGTTCTTACTCATGGGCATGGGGATAGGCCCCGTGTCGATGTCCGTGGATGTGGCGATGCAGTTTGACTTCTTCGTCCCATTGAATGCGGCCGTCGGCCATGGCGTAGACGGCCGTGGTCGTTTCCATCAGAAAATCGAGTTCGTGCGAAATGATGATGTAGGTGAGATCGAGGCCTTTGAGCAATTGAGTGAGCCTTTCCTTGGTCCGCTCATCGAGGCCCGCGGTCGGTTCATCCAGGAGCAGGACCTTGGGCTCCATAGCCAACACCGTGGCGAGGGCCACGAGTCGTTTTTCTCCGCCGGAGAGGCGGTGCGTAATCCGTTCCTCGAAGTGTTCGAGTCCAAGTTTCTCTAATGTTTTCAGGGCGATCGACTGCGCTTCTTCGCGGCTTTTCCCCAAATTGAGAGGGCCGAAGGCGACATCTTCGAGGACCGTAGGGTGGAACAGTTGATCGTCCGCATCCTGAAACAGGAAGCCGATCTGCCGCCGGACGGACTCGAAGTCCTTTTCCTCGCGGACTTCCCGTCCGAAGATTTCGATCCTGCCCGAATCGGGCTTCAACAGCCCCATGATAAGGTGGAAAAGGGTCGTTTTTCCTGCGCCGTTGGGGCCCATGAGGCCGATCCGCTCCCCCTCCCGAAGGGTCAGATCCGCGCGTTCCAGGACCGTTGCCCGCCCCGGATAAGCGAAGCTGATACCATCGAGCCGGATCAGTGCCATCCCGTCGTCCACTCCAGCATGATCAATCCACTCATCGCGCATCCCGCTGCAAACGGCCAGATCCAGTCACGCCGCGCCAGAGTGAAGGTCTTGAGCGTCCTGAAGCGTCCGGTGAACCCCCTGCAGAGCATGGCCTGATGCACCCGTTCCGCACGGGCGCTCGCCCTGACGAAGAGCATCCCGACCAGATAGGCATAGGTCCGGTAGGTGTGCAGGCTGGTCTGCGGCCGGAAGCCGCGCATGCGCATCGCCCTTGCCAGACGCTCGTATTCCTGCTCGAGGACGAAAAGATATCGATATGTGAGCAGGAGCAGCAGCACCATCTTGGCAGGAACGTGAAGGCGATGCAAGGCATAACCCAGGGTGGCGATCGGACTGGTGGCGACCAAAGCGATCAGGGCCAGGATGATGGCGTTGGATTTCAGGGTGATCTGGGCGCAAAAGCGCACGCCTTCGAGGCTCAGAGCGAACGGGCCGATCGATGCCAGCGGTTTCCCGGGAAAGGTGAAAGGCAAAAGAAGCCACAGGAACAGGATCAAACCGTTGGCGAGCCCGAGTCGCCGAAACAGCGCCCGGCTATCCAGCCTGGCAATAGCAACCAGTGCGATCGAAAGGACGAGGGCGGTCAGGAGCGCCGGGAACCCTTGAAGAACGGCCACGAGGAAAGAATAGGCCGTCGCGAGGATGATCTTGAGCCTCGGGTCCGTCTGGTGGAGCGGCGAACCGCCTATAGCAAAAGGCTCTTGGATCACTGTTGCGGGGGCCCGGCGGGAGAGTTGGTAAATGCGGCGGCCTCGAGGGGCTGGTTCCCCGGTAACATATGCGGCTGGACCTTTTTCAGGAAGGACACGCAGAACAGGGTCAGGATTCCTTCGATAATCATCACCGGCAGATTGGCGGCCACGATGAGGGAGGAGACCTTGAAGAAATTCTCCTCAGTGGAGATCAAGGCCAACCCGACAAGAATGGCGCTCAGGAAGACGGCGAGGAATCCGCAGGCAAAAGACGCCGTGAGACTCACGGTCTGCCTGCCGTGGATGAGGCGTGCAAAAAGAAGGTAGCAGACCACCGCCGGGGCGGCCATGATCACGGTGTTGACGCCCAGGGTCGTGATCCCGCCGTACTGGAAAAACAACGCCTGCAGGACCAGGGCGACCAGAATGGCGGGGAAGGCTGCCCAGCCGAGCAACAGTCCAACGATCCCGTTCAGAACCAGATGGACGCTCGAAGGGCCTATGGGGACATGAATCAGCGATCCTACGAAAAAGGCGGCAGCGAGCATCCCGGTCTGTGGAATGCGGTTGAAGTCCATCTTCTTGAAACCGATGCCTGTGCCGACTGCGGCCAGGACCATGCCCGAAATGAGGACAGGAGCCGAAAGGACCCCTTCCGAGATATGCATAGGCTATCCTCGGAAAAAGCGGCGCAACCGGAAGGGCTCCGGCCGCCATGCCGCACAAAAAAAGCCACGTTAGCCATAGGGTGCCGCTTTAGGCCTTCGTGACCTGCTTGATCTTCAGACTTCCTGAAAAACCGCCGCGGGCTTCGTGCCCGCCTTCCACCACTTCTAACGCTGTTGCTGGCGGATGTCAATCCCTTTTCTGGATGCAGGTGCGCGCGCCTGTGAATACAGACCTTAGCGATCAGCTTCTCAGAGGTCCATCCGATCTCTGGGAAGGATTGTCGGGTCCTTTGCCCCTGTACGATGGGTGAAGCGCGTTCGAGGAAAAGGGGTTGTAGTCCGCCCCGCTTGCCGGGGCGGACCGTTCGTGCACATTCCACCCTATGAGAGGCGCTGCTGCCGGGCGACCAATTCAGCCGCTTTGATCAATGGATAGGCTATGGGGGGGCCGGTCAAAAGCGGATGTGTTCCGATTTGCGCCGTCAGGAGTGCGTC harbors:
- the queE gene encoding 7-carboxy-7-deazaguanine synthase, whose protein sequence is MVDELLVNEIFYSIQGESSWAGLPCAFVRLTGCNLRCSYCDTRYAYDQGRPMRAGEIVDALLGYGVGLVEITGGEPLLQPGTPALAAALAGWGCRVLVETNGSFDIDVLPEACIRIVDIKCPSSGEAARMDLENLHRLRAGDEVKFVMSNRGDYDYALRILPRIIASSPCRTVHFSPVFGVLEPALLAAWMLADRPEARLHLQLHKIVWGADRRGV
- a CDS encoding hypothetical protein (Evidence 5 : Unknown function), translating into MRTGRKFLWIAVWTVVVFAAVSGAAAVFLYHRPDAVKRLLENALSSLSGAQVEIGALRYGIAPFEIEVLDVRVCAGEAPDSLILSIHRARAGADFEGPFGRRRLVIRALQIDGPIAELSGEPSILGRLSAPPAASPSSGLAKHILSWLLFKEVRFDTLDLSEGRLSWQHPDASLRLDEVRANLRPESGGTASSRVEAVSSDGRTRLSIPSAGLSLPQGLSLGGQDVPFEMHIERGDLEGPSVSAGSFALRWTALYRAESGRLTIQSAEGRAKAVSIVILDARFVFPLSFELPQGAEVRLDGMRAAVPRFAVRTGEGLDLSGSAAAALGDVREWRLNDLSGAADLDALLGFLPPSERSACVTGLSGTLRLRGSLAARLDEAGWRLMPDLQLRVDDGGLSCRLGEDRLRADFRCGAAVKGAFPRPGIGAEFTASGIELEGPAVSFSGAAASLTVEGVYPVFHVRGVECRVPRFQVRTPKGSVPIQPIDVDAPALRLNVLDRTADLPDFVVRISGREGLRGSLNVSPSGGSGEVGAKDLLALLGGSGLGVLPESWTVEGRDALTGRLAYSPKAGFRGDFDWALKALRFESPDGVFMGEGIGLDVRLRASSDRQGRRIQADIQAGCKKGEVLYDRWYADLARRSVAAAVEAAVLPASALLEVKEASLSAAGLFEASLSGTVERFTDAPAGRLAVEVEAPDLAPLVTAILKEPFQDVLPVLRGLDAAGPSEVSMTLDWAGRDWRAKGFWDWRDGALRLEEMDVELQGLDLRLPVWAAGGGWKGAGGPGRLEGRMSVRKAVFPFGALEDAAWRLEAEPNALHADATIDFSVADGTVRLKGLHMNDLYGEGASLKTSVEMVDLDVGRFLADFWPRPVQGALNGRLDPVIMTQQAIQTTGEFRMDLFGGRWVVKDPGARALFTSAPVFRLDARWRDVQLGLLTAGTPFGKMEGLLEGHVNGLEIAAGQPQAFDLLLETVPREGVPQRISVEAVDSIARIGGGQSPFLGLAGSFASLFQEFPYSKLGIHATLANDLFRIDGTIREDGKEYLVKRRGFAGVNVVNQSPGSAIGFKDMVKRIQRIRSGSGPVID
- a CDS encoding conserved hypothetical protein (Evidence 4 : Unknown function but conserved in other organisms) — its product is MVSRQKKLGVMAVFLAGVFACVTINIYFPAEKVESVAGEIVKDIRGQEPKGSEAVPKSEPESSLQERWFALFPFVGAAWAEDVTVVSNPAIRALKQSMKSRYPLLRPFYQKGAIREGDDGFLVQTGSGEVSLKEKRDLNTLVSAENADRRRLYQEVAKALNIDPSQVDRIGGIFAKEWQKSVR
- a CDS encoding conserved hypothetical protein (Evidence 4 : Unknown function but conserved in other organisms), with product MKAFEHAMGVDPKTGPQGLSSSKPHEALNGSLGKGKDTASTGIPGMPKSLSSVIKGIGLLMLLLLAQTAAASPPTEPAEPPLPFQAGERLVFQARWEFIPAGEAVLEVLTSDSVGQTPALHFAATAWSYPVIDLFYKVRNRIDAYTDRSVSRTLLYRERSEGRRPKDVTVTFDWERRKAQYTNMDERRDPLPIQPGSLDPLSIFYAFRLEDLHVGAVLSGPVTDGKKCITGTATVIRREKLQCAMGEIDTFLVEPSLEHVGGVFEKAKDAKIQVWVSADRYRIPVRLKSKVIIGSFIAELIDVSGTDWPHRPKPQN
- a CDS encoding Outer membrane lipoprotein Slp (modular protein) — translated: MISRQNPVSNPEMWIFLHTLRVRGPTPAGRVPVSLHPSGAQFHPCGADPGLANIKEIKRLRGGDLQIAAQANVQIDAAIGQKDHFRMETGRFSEAAMRRGSGSLAAMIVVCIVIGGAGCASVISQDLLQRADRTIRFQDLREQPGLHEGKVVLLGGMIVSTKNQPAGTLIEIVQKPLDFEKRPISGDTTFGRFLALHDGYLDPAIYAEGRDVTVAGPFIGLREQPLDEITYTYPLVRAQEIHLWALRTEDRDYPYPPGGWWGYPPWWRYPYWGPWY
- a CDS encoding hypothetical protein (Evidence 5 : Unknown function) produces the protein MVFLANRGVNLHVCLCGDLQVASAQTLDFLDIGQTGIRPAGVELSTRRV
- a CDS encoding conserved hypothetical protein (Evidence 4 : Unknown function but conserved in other organisms); translation: MVFDRNTGNLDAAVAVSIDQANALYDRHAGELAREKTLTDLLDAYSEAISRTQERMRTLGVVAACARCDSQPSGSCCFKGVEGWYEPEILLINRLMNVSIPRRPEAEGQCLFLGERGCRLKARHSFCVNFLCPTLREALGPSGTADLLAVAGRELLLGLETETFMRRWLRQRKERE
- the nfi gene encoding Endonuclease V — its product is MPMSKNQPTGEAPSASPGPTGEPGAGEAPACSGGLSHRWDVGIPEARAIQESLARLVVTEDRLGDVHFVAGMDVGLDARRSVARASAVVLSFPELQLCDWAVAERPLTFPYVPGLLSFREIPVMLEALGNLRQIPDLVLCDGQGLAHPRRFGIACHFGLLTGIPTIGAAKSRLIGTHRPVGLLKGQYALLKDGTECIGVVLRTRTEVKPLYVSIGHRVGLMTARRFVLACTTRYRLPETTRYAHRLASSGGLHGFR
- a CDS encoding putative ABC transporter ATP-binding protein DVU_1056 (Evidence 3 : Putative function from multiple computational evidences), which produces MALIRLDGISFAYPGRATVLERADLTLREGERIGLMGPNGAGKTTLFHLIMGLLKPDSGRIEIFGREVREEKDFESVRRQIGFLFQDADDQLFHPTVLEDVAFGPLNLGKSREEAQSIALKTLEKLGLEHFEERITHRLSGGEKRLVALATVLAMEPKVLLLDEPTAGLDERTKERLTQLLKGLDLTYIIISHELDFLMETTTAVYAMADGRIQWDEEVKLHRHIHGHRHGAYPHAHE
- the cbiQ gene encoding Cobalt ABC transporter, permease protein CbiQ, which translates into the protein MIQEPFAIGGSPLHQTDPRLKIILATAYSFLVAVLQGFPALLTALVLSIALVAIARLDSRALFRRLGLANGLILFLWLLLPFTFPGKPLASIGPFALSLEGVRFCAQITLKSNAIILALIALVATSPIATLGYALHRLHVPAKMVLLLLLTYRYLFVLEQEYERLARAMRMRGFRPQTSLHTYRTYAYLVGMLFVRASARAERVHQAMLCRGFTGRFRTLKTFTLARRDWIWPFAAGCAMSGLIMLEWTTGWH
- the cbiM gene encoding CbiM protein, translating into MHISEGVLSAPVLISGMVLAAVGTGIGFKKMDFNRIPQTGMLAAAFFVGSLIHVPIGPSSVHLVLNGIVGLLLGWAAFPAILVALVLQALFFQYGGITTLGVNTVIMAAPAVVCYLLFARLIHGRQTVSLTASFACGFLAVFLSAILVGLALISTEENFFKVSSLIVAANLPVMIIEGILTLFCVSFLKKVQPHMLPGNQPLEAAAFTNSPAGPPQQ